In one Drosophila albomicans strain 15112-1751.03 chromosome X, ASM965048v2, whole genome shotgun sequence genomic region, the following are encoded:
- the LOC117570386 gene encoding uncharacterized protein LOC117570386, with the protein MDNAHGKQFGDSEKDEDAEVLPRFKGLPNITEGVENIHLHLMQRHLYLYPADGSHTKWMAPQVIILFESGNINQVVDAVVNDLKHPIGYGLIASILVQEPLRQPLVRRLKARMELMDERIANHPNFQHTLKMIERMNCKSVFIEEFDVTDKQKLYGRMKERSPLVILDFPQIYFGERPSAIITLNTFRNLNEAIQLCLREGLNFDTVSVWTTKLTEGYDLVSALAMFPNFKFNCINVPFQTTALVVVNNNYHYEVLSVSGELITIVFPIQYNMS; encoded by the coding sequence ATGGACAATGCGCACGGCAAACAATTCGGGGATTCGGAAAAGGACGAAGATGCTGAAGTGTTGCCGCGCTTCAAGGGACTACCCAACATTACGGAGGGCGTCGAGAATATACATCTTCATCTGATGCAACGACATCTTTATTTATATCCCGCCGATGGCTCCCATACCAAGTGGATGGCACCGCAAGTGATCATTCTATTCGAGTCGGGCAATATCAATCAAGTGGTTGATGCTGTGGTCAATGATTTAAAGCATCCCATTGGCTATGGCCTGATTGCCAGCATCTTGGTGCAAGAGCCACTTCGTCAGCCACTCGTCCGACGCCTCAAAGCCCGCATGGAGCTGATGGATGAACGCATTGCGAATCATCCGAATTTCCAGCACACGCTCAAGATGATTGAGCGTATGAATTGCAAATCGGTTTTCATCGAAGAGTTCGATGTGACGGACAAGCAGAAGCTTTATGGCCGAATGAAGGAAAGATCACCATTAGTCATCTTGGACTTCCCTCAAATCTATTTTGGCGAACGGCCCTCGGCAATTATCACGCTCAACACGTTTCGCAATCTCAACGAAGCGATCCAGTTGTGCTTGCGTGAAGGTCTCAATTTCGATACGGTTTCCGTGTGGACCACAAAATTGACAGAGGGTTACGACCTGGTATCGGCACTGGCCATGTttccaaattttaaattcaactgCATCAATGTGCCGTTTCAGACCACAGCTTTGGTGGTGGTTAACAACAATTACCATTATGAAGTGTTGTCTGTGAGCGGTGAACTGATAACAAttgtttttcccatacaaTATAATATGTCGTAG
- the LOC117569901 gene encoding zinc finger protein 236 gives MICRLCLNTLDEQNAVLLFAAADNESNDNSNNDNNSTMPENYLVQLISTHLYLCLSRDDAISTSICTECCAQLESFHNFWKLVEHKQTTLCSQFLEIDCDVNWSEDVGGDVELQTSVIMDFKQEPGTEAEPELDVDADEFKAAVAAAAAAAHKFPCMFCDKSFKMRRYLEEHVATHTGDRPIACAYCNTAFRCRSNMYTHVKTKHTTQWQKARAERDAAKISSSNNNIQVQRSVNGDADKFADSAMLVTNELDLSELRIPIPNASASALMPTAPVSAMPAPASPSPECNPDNIVIVKSEPMEAINLTVGKTSSPPVKRLTRASRRKTHSPKKVQHTERNHSASEDSSNDATTTVDLHGKRLKTEQMQQQQLTTCKENELMLANYNAVAAVVAAQQQQSLMQQQEQLLSAMAAVNSTSSTAVAAAAVLSIQSSMTAAAAATEPYTCNICGQCLRNQRALNNHLHNKHSGTPTSSAILELPICGSCGELSGRNHRCLSKAKYACDVCGKSFKMKRYLEEHFATHTGVKLHTCAFCPTEFRSKSNMYHHTKRKHKLEWERSRASRNAAKIASQQQHQVDANVKEPSVNDTAS, from the exons ATGATTTGTCGCTTGTGCTTGAACACATTAGACGAGCAGAATGCCGTGCTGCTGTTCGCTGCCGCCGACAACgagagcaacgacaacagcaacaacgacaacaattcAACAATGCCGGAAAACTATTTGGTTCAATTGATATCGACGCATTTGTATCTCTGT CTGTCCCGCGACGATGCCATTTCCACGTCCATTTGCACCGAATGCTGCGCCCAACTGGAGAGCTTTCATAACTTTTGGAAGCTAGTAGAGCACAAGCAAACGACGCTTTGCAGTCAGTTCCTCGAGATCGACTGCGATGTCAACTGGTCGGAGGATGTTGGTGGCGATGTCGAGCTGCAAACATCAGTCATCATGGATTTCAAGCAGGAGCCAGGCACGGAAGCAGAACCTGAACTTGATGTCGATGCAGATGAGTTCAAGGCGGCGGTAGCTGCAGCGGCGGCCGCGGCTCACAAGTTTCCATGCATGTTTTGCGACAAGTCCTTCAAGATGAGACGCTATCTGGAGGAGCATGTGGCAACACACACCGGAGATCGACCAATTGCCTGCGCCTATTGCAACACAGCGTTCCGCTGTCGATCCAACATGTATACGCATGTGAAAACTAAACACACGACGCAATGGCAAAAGGCGCGTGCCGAACGCGATGCGGCCaagatcagcagcagcaacaataacattcAAGTCCAAAGAAGTGTCAATGGCGATGCCGATAAGTTTGCCGATTCGGCAATGCTGGTGACCAATGAACTGGATTTGAGCGAATTACGAATACCGATTCCCAATGCGTCGGCATCAGCTCTAATGCCGACAGCGCCAGTCTCAGCAATGCCAGCCCCCGCTTCACCATCCCCTGAGTGCAATCCAGACAACATTGTCATTGTGAAAAGCGAACCAATGGAGGCAATCAACCTAACAGTGGGTAAGACTTCATCGCCGCCCGTTAAGCGCTTGACGCGCGCCAGTCGCCGCAAAACGCATTCACCCAAAAAAGTGCAGCACACGGAGCGCAACCACAGCGCAAGTGAGGACAGCAGCAAtgatgcaacaacaacagttgatTTGCATGGGAAACGCCTGAAGACTGAgcagatgcagcagcagcaactgacgACGTGCAAGGAGAACGAATTGATGCTGGCCAACTATAATGCTGTGGCGGCCGTTGTggcagcgcaacaacaacaaagtctcatgcagcagcaggagcagctgcTTAGTGCAATGGCGGCCGTtaacagcaccagcagcacagcagtcgctgcagctgcagtgtTAAGCATCCAAAGCAG CATGacagccgctgctgcagcaactgaGCCGTATACGTGCAACATTTGTGGCCAGTGTCTGCGCAATCAGCGGGCACTCAACAATCACCTACACAATAAGCACAGCGGCACGCCGACGTCCAGCGCAATTCTGGAGCTGCCCATTTGCGGCAGCTGTGGCGAGCTGTCCGGTCGCAATCATCGCTGTCTCAGCAAAGCCAAATACGCCTGCGATGTGTGCGGTAAATCATTCAAAATGAAGCGATACCTGGAG GAACACTTTGCCACGCATACGGGCGTCAAGTTGCACACCTGCGCGTTTTGTCCCACGGAATTTCGTTCCAAATCGAATATGTATCATCACACGAAGCGGAAGCACAAACTCGAATGGGAACGTTCGCGTGCCAGCCGCAATGCAGCCAAGATAgccagtcagcagcagcatcaagtGGACGCGAACGTGAAGGAGCCATCAGTCAATGATACAGCATCCTAG
- the LOC117570135 gene encoding uncharacterized protein LOC117570135: MFSIFGKRKPAETPTEEAIQGPSDAPRQSNGDDFIFVERKTDTEPISSPIGGVSGMMYPPMPQSAFGPMPYPPAPALGPKPGAAQNVPVNYLQDIPFELSPQLSSKDGFNGTQSQIDHILALLTRQMSIDGLADEYTFSLERSVQNEC; the protein is encoded by the coding sequence ATGTTTTCGATATTTGGCAAACGCAAGCCAGCCGAGACACCTACTGAGGAGGCTATACAGGGCCCATCGGATGCGCCCAGACAAAGCAATGGTGATGATTTCATATTTGTGGAACGCAAAACTGATACCGAACCCATCTCCTCTCCCATTGGCGGTGTCAGCGGCATGATGTATCCACCCATGCCACAATCAGCATTTGGGCCCATGCCATACCCGCCAGCACCCGCGCTGGGCCCCAAACCAGGTGCAGCACAAAATGTACCAGTAAACTATCTTCAAGACATACCATTTGAGCTGTCGCCCCAGTTATCGAGTAAGGATGGTTTTAATGGTACACAGTCGCAAATCGATCACATTTTGGCGCTCTTGACTCGTCAAATGTCTATTGATGGCCTTGCAGATGAATACACCTTCAGCCTGGAGCGTTCGGTGCAAAACGAGTGTTAA
- the LOC117569810 gene encoding LOW QUALITY PROTEIN: PHD finger protein 12 (The sequence of the model RefSeq protein was modified relative to this genomic sequence to represent the inferred CDS: inserted 2 bases in 1 codon): MSKADQDPIGSLSIMEQIKILIKPPPNEDEKLVQRSGNTKHPYYRRPGRGHNHDLCDACEEGGNLLCCDRCPSSFHLQCHDPPLNEEDIPSGQWLCHSCRMAKVSQPACSSKASSVERVPSAGSGSRANTPSSGELESIPLKIRNLRKRSNSERNSTEKLLSKMPLAIQRALDPNKKPTPLDDVIRXASMLNPQQFSLPPELELHTQFPGNGKVQPVQQPQGGGAASGGGGGTGNGGHGNGGHRTKPGNQRRNSKPFELDSQGLVPLPAKTCFYCTRSCKRAPLISCDYCPLYYHQDCLDPPLTALPAGLWMCPNHVENFIDANMTNSISATERVRLWNRFHQPLDHENVKMEFFRRVNTQHPPFRVKLDMRSRAHIEVPSIVRYHYEHPPALLPSMRQTLRYDRVKRRKQLPTTVEDISKESVTESLLKDLEALRCARAKFREIQREYGSNVDLDGDANLSDSDADADADADVQSNGNVAAPVTVNAADNKTEADEHATSDQNDCPMQTTVALEPTQKPKNNCSNLDLSYEEDEDDCKASSSAGIIDADLCHLDVDIIKQLAHQRLQQLVVEHPEIVTQYKNRTAARRLRQLATATMTTTTANGNPQCTALQGDLAPEDMRRFSLLFTSETSSILAQKNSNGADEDPMMALHPALATAAAIAAADAAAENYVPRQRSDTEKAYELATRLQLKLLQCKVRARAVLTPLGDMLEDSRWFSPLGLEQSLFMRYRSLYIGYGGHYTPSTTLAHTETVDLSAIGYCARISPQHAIIFYDEFSKSFELINYSEFGTEVNGQLYICDLTEYAPTHGGKRMRADDAELKRRVDDLLDKRRNIQRQYEPKRETHNKLAPILKPACRCQIAPNAPIVPGAWEGSAVLAHGSLLRFGCLAFVFSVPPIDVMNLRVSNAK; encoded by the exons ATGTCAAAGGCTGACCAGGATCCAATTGGTTCGCTGAGCATAATGGAG CAAATTAAGATATTGATCAAGCCGCCGCCGAACGAGGACGAGAAACTGGTGCAGCGAAGCGGCAACACAAAGCATCCATATTATAGGCGTCCAGGACGCGGACATAACCATGATTTGTGTGATGCCTGTGAGGAAGGCGGCAATCTATTGTGCTGCGATCGCTGCCCATCAAGCTTTCATCTGCAATGCCA TGATCCACCATTAAATGAGGAGGACATACCAAGTGGCCAGTGGTTGTGTCACAGTTGTCGCATGGCCAAAGTGTCGCAGCCGGCCTGCTCCTCCAAAGCCAGCTCCGTGGAGCGAGTGCCATCGGCAGGCAGCGGATCGCGCGCCAATACGCCGTCATCCGGTGAACTAGAGTCCATTCCGCTCAAGATCCGCAACTTACGCAAGCGCAGCAACAGCGAACGCAACAGCACCGagaagctgctgtccaagaTGCCGCTGGCCATACAGCGTGCCCTCGATCCCAATAAGAAACCGACGCCATTGGACGACGTCATACG CGCAAGCATGCTGAATCCGCAGCAATTCTCGTTGCCACCGGAGTTGGAGCTGCACACACAGTTCCCGGGCAATGGCAAAGTGCAGCCAGTGCAACAACCACAAGGTGGTGGCGCCGCCAGTGGCGGTGGGGGAGGCACTGGCAACGGTGGACATGGCAACGGGGGACATCGCACCAAACCTGGCAATCAGCGACGCAACTCGAAGCCATTCGAATTGGACTCCCAAGGGCTGGTCCCATTGCCCGCCAAAACCTGCTTCTATTGTACACGCAGCTGCAAGCGAGCGCCGCTCATATCGTGTGACTATTGTCCGCTGTATTATCATCAGGATTGCCTCGATCCGCCGTTGACCGCCTTGCCCGCTGGCCTGTGGATGTGCCCCAATCATGTCGAGAATTTTATT GATGCCAACATGACCAACAGCATTTCAGCGACGGAGCGCGTGCGCTTGTGGAATCGCTTCCATCAGCCGCTGGACcatgaaaatgtcaaaatggAGTTCTTTCGCCGTGTCAACACCCAGCATCCGCCGTTCCGCGTCAAGCTAGATATGCGCAGTCGTGCCCATATAGAGGTCCCATCCATAGTGCGCTATCATTACGAGCATCCGCCAGCGCTGTTGCCATCGATGCGCCAAACGCTGCGCTATGATCGCGTCAAGCGTCGCAAACAATTGCCCACGACTGTGGAGGATATCTCGAAGGAAAGCGTCACTGAATCGCTGCTCAAGGATCTGGAAGCATTGCGCTGCGCACGTGCCAAATTTCGCGAGATACAACGTGAATATGGCAGCAATGTGGACTTGGATGGCGATGCAAATTTAAGCGACAGCGATGCTGATGCCGacgctgatgctgatgttcaAAGTAATGGaaatgttgctgctcctgTCACAGTCAATGCAGCTGACAACAAGACGGAAGCGGATGAGCACGCGACTAGCGATCAGAATGATTGCCCAATGCAAACTACAGTTGCTCTAGAGCCGacacaaaaacccaaaaataatTGCAGCAATCTGGATCTGAGTTACGAGGAGGATGAAGATGATTGCaaggcatcatcatcagcgggTATCATTGACGCCGATCTGTGTCATCTGGACGTTGACATCATTAAGCAGTTGGCCCATCAACGCTTGCAGCAGCTAGTCGTCGAGCATCCCGAGATTGTTACCCAGTACAAGAATCGAACAGCAGCGCGACGTTTGCGTCAGttggcgacggcgacgatgacgacaacCACCGCGAATGGCAATCCACAGTGTACAGCACTGCAAGGCGATCTGGCGCCAGAGGATATGCGTCGCTTCTCGCTGCTCTTCACCAGCGAAACATCCTCAATACTGGCACAAAAGAACAGCAATGGTGCCGACGAAGATCCCATGATGGCGCTGCATCCAGCGCTCGCCACAGCCGCTGCCATTGCGGCCGCTGATGCCGCTGCCGAGAATTATGTGCCGCGCCAGCGCAGCGACACAGAGAAGGCCTATGAGCTGGCCACGCGGCTTCAGCTAAAGCTCCTGCAGTGCAAAGTGCGAGCGCGTGCAGTTCTGACGCCACTGGGCGATATGCTGGAGGACAGCCGCTGGTTCAGTCCACTGGGGTTGGAGCAGTCGCTGTTTATGCGCTATCGATCCCTTTACATTGGCTACGGCGGACACTATACGCCGTCGACAACGTTGGCCCACACCGAAACTGTTGACCTGTCGGCGATTGGATATTGTGCACGCATATCGCCGCAGCATGCCATCATCTTTTATGACGAGTTCTCCAAATCGTTTGAGTTGATCAATTACTCTGAGTTTGGCACCGAGGTCAATGGCCAGTTGTACATATGCGATTTAACGGAGTATGCGCCAACGCATGGCGGCAAGCGGATGCGTGCCGATGATGCGGAGCTCAAGCGGCGTGTCGATGATCTGCTTGACAAGCGGCGAAACATTCAGCGCCAGTATGAGCCCAAAAGGGAAACGCATAACAA GTTGGCACCAATTTTAAAACCAGCCTGCCGCTGCCAAATTGCACCCAATGCTCCAATCGTGCCTGGCGCCTGGGAGGGATCCGCAGTGCTTGCCCATGGTAGCCTGTTGCGCTTCGGGTGCCtagcttttgttttctctgTGCCGCCAATCGATGTGATGAATTTGCGAGTCAGCAATGCCAAGTGA
- the LOC117570055 gene encoding uncharacterized protein LOC117570055 has product MASSNVSDWDEALPTSSTEEEEEEDPDYCSPENRKKRQEENVSKLQSYVRRMAYQPALPPKARAYDVALSQPKRLTLEANYEQFKDYYDPKLRAKRIKRMLGKYNAITTEQLEDVLKSTKRKERRKEDFLKRKQELYYNMLTKMERQCRTQYLNVLIKKFAKFIAHLATTMRIPPQLVDPYARMQRGIFCNILLAIGVQPTSQSAIYYTSQDAIEYDVCHRLAHALLSLIIKALDTAATTESANDLTKSAAGTTSAAAPSTQSQSADMDFKMDNYIKERLMCAAKKKIRNEQRRKRLSTFNYDAFHKCSRLDCE; this is encoded by the exons ATGGCCAGCTCAAATGTGTCCGATTGGGATGAGGCGCTGCCCACATCATCGAccgaagaggaggaggaagaggatcCCGACTACTGCAGCCCGGAGAATCGCAAGAAGCGGCAGGAGGAAAATGTCTCCAAGTTGCAGTCATATGTGCGACGCATGGCCTACCAGCCGGCCCTGCCGCCCAAGGCACGTGCCTATGATGTGGCACTGTCGCAGCCCAAGCGTCTCACCTTGGAGGCCAATTACGAACAGTTCAAGGACTATTATGATCCCAAGCTACGTGCGAAGCGCATTAAGCGCATGCTGGGCAAATATAATGCAATCACCACTGA GCAACTCGAGGATGTGCTCAAGAGCACAAAACGAAAGGAGCGCCGAAAGGAGGATTTCCTGAAGCGCAAGCAAGAGCTCTACTACAACATGCTCACCAAGATGGAGCGCCAGTGTCGCACCCAGTATCTTAATGTGCTGATCAAGAAGTTTGCCAAGTTCATCGCCCatctggcaacaacaatgcgaatACCGCCACAACTGGTCGATCCATATGCACGCATGCAACGCGGCATCTTCTGCAACATACTGTTGGCTATTGGGGTGCAGCCCACATCGCAATCGGCCATTTACTATACCAGTCAGGATGCCATCGAGTACGATGTGTGCCATCGCTTGGCCCATGCGTTGCTCAGTCTGATCATTAAGGCGCTGGACACGGCCGCCACAACCGAGTCTGCCAATGATCTCACCAAATCAGCAGCAGGAACGacttcagcagcagctcctTCAACGCAATCGCAATCCGCTGATATGGACTTTAAGATGGACAACTACATAAAAGAGCGTCTGATGTGCGCCGCCAAGAAGAAGATACGAAATGAGCAGCGTCGCAAGAGATTGTCCACATTCAACTACGATGCCTTCCACAAGTGTTCGCGCCTCGACTGCGAGTGA
- the LOC117569981 gene encoding mitochondrial ribonuclease P catalytic subunit, translating to MYKLRLLCQLQHSCIRGLPPHRFLASAHKRRPQLGAVQSDQLEQLKSEYFARSEALSNAEWQHVRSVLSGRNKYISAHNVDAVILGMCASGEQLPLAKSYLRYLETSEIEPNAATLGRLLRVYHSAHQLRMLSDKEQSEIMQICDRLQGSHEILDASSCENLIYGLVATTEHWQRAVHFLQMMKVTSTPTVSAYSAVAAKAFTCSQPELAWRLLEEMLEQRKLPKCEVYVAQLESSARDVAGFALQVDRLLHFLGKHNILITDKVAQQLLNLAQQMPQQLQVTSTHLERLGKCAACQQHLEHVAISEAEFASLRDAFLDKVLIRNDIFQKSTPAEVERFKRYVEQTAPYDCVIDGLNVAYSTGNKKPPTQLAQLLATVVRYFKERRKRVLVLGRQHMRSWSKPAMQYIQSNACVFLTSNISQDDPFLLYATLHSGQDTDFFSRDLMRSHAFLLGNELKSTFRRWQQEHQYSLATQTQPMGKIVVKEPIRYLLSTHKLDKGVWHVPCIESYTANPSDRFEVPQRWLCVKLAATN from the exons ATGTACAAATTACGCTTACTATGCCAGCTTCAGCACAGCTGCATCAGAGGATTGCCACCACATCGATTCCTTGCCAGCGCGCACAAGCGACGCCCCCAACTAGGCGCCGTGCAATCGGATCAGCTAGAGCAACTAAAGTCTGAATATTTCGCGAGAAGCGAAGCTCTTAGCAACGCGGAATGGCAGCACGTGAGGAGTGTACTGAGTGGCAGGAATAAATATATCAGCGCACATAATGTCGATGCCGTCATACTGGGCATGTGCGCCAGCGGCGAACAGTTGCCGCTAGCTAAGAGCTATCTGCGCTATCTAGAGACTAGCGAAATCGAACCCAATGCCGCGACATTAGGCCGCCTGTTGCGCGTTTACCATTCTGCCCACCAGCTGCGTATGCTCAGCGATAAGGAGCAGTCTGAGATTATGCAGATCTGTGATAGGCTGCAAGGCAGCCATGAGATCCTCGACGCCAGCAGCtgtgaaaatttgatttatggtCTGGTGGCCACCACGGAGCATTGGCAACGTGCTGTGCACTTTCTACAGATGATGAAGGTGACAAGCACACCCACTGTGTCGGCGTACAGCGCCGTGGCTGCCAAGGCGTTCACCTGCTCGCAGCCGGAGCTCGCTTGGCGATTGCTGGAGGAGATGCTAGAGCAGCGCAAGCTGCCCAAATGCGAAGTGTATGTGGCGCAGCTTGAAAGCAGTGCACGCGATGTGGCAGGCTTCGCGCTCCAGGTGGATCGACTATTGCATTTTCTGGGCAAGCACAACATTCTCATCACTGATAAGGTGGCGCAACAGCTGCTCAATCTCGCCCAGCAGAtgccgcagcagctgcaggtAACGTCGACGCATTTGGAGCGCCTGGGGAAATGTGCCGCCTGCCAACAACACTTGGAACATGTGGCCATCAGTGAGGCGGAGTTTGCCAGTCTGCGCGATGCGTTTCTGGACAAGGTGCTCATACGCAACGACATATTCCAGAAGTCAACGCCTGCTGAAGTGGAGCGCTTCAAGCGCTATGTGGAGCAAACGGCGCCCTACGATTGTGTCATCGATGGGTTGAACGTTGCCTATTCCACGGGCAACAAGAAGCCGCCAACACAGCTGGCACAACTCTTGGCCACCGTAGTGCGGTATTTCAAGGAGCGACGGAAGCGTGTCTTGGTGCTGGGCCGACAGCATATGCGCAGTTGGTCAAAGCCGGCCATGCAATACATCCAAAGCAATGCCTGCGTCTTCCTCACCAGCAATAT CTCTCAAGACGATCCGTTCTTGCTATACGCTACACTGCACAGTGGCCAGGACACAGACTTCTTCTCGCGTGATCTGATGCGCAGTCACGCCTTTCTGTTGGGCAACGAGTTGAAGTCCACGTTTCGTCGCTGGCAACAGGAGCATCAATATTCACTAGCTACCCAAACGCAGCCTATGGGAAAGATCGTGGTAAAGGAGCCGATACGGTATCTGCTTAGCACCCATAAGCTGGACAAGGgtgtgtggcatgtgccaTGCATTGAGAGCTACACGGCCAATCCCAGCGATCGCTTTGAGGTGCCACAAAGATGGCTCTGCGTCAAGCTTGCTGCTACCAACTAA
- the LOC117564086 gene encoding DNL-type zinc finger protein, whose translation MNALRNIFTSRTLNYLRQNGQNAIINATQQPATVPLPDADAEQALKDALRTPPLSIPRSILDACRFTAIPAIGGNAGGAAKPSGSLSPTTLKRFRRMQRRMELVYLCKLCNTRNTKIISEEAFTSGVVILQCDGCAVDHLIKDNLGLFANEDNNSTSTGSSGSSSMDIEQLLAKRNARVRIIKVNEHGELI comes from the coding sequence ATGAATGCATTGCGTAATATATTCACGTCGCGTACGCTAAACTATCTCCGTCAAAATGGCCAGAACGCCATCATCAATGCTACACAGCAGCCGGCGACGGTGCCGCTGCCCGATGCCGATGCGGAGCAAGCGCTGAAGGATGCGCTGCGTACTCCACCGCTCTCAATACCACGCTCCATACTCGATGCTTGTCGCTTCACGGCCATTCCGGCTATTGGCGGAAATGCGGGCGGAGCAGCTAAGCCATCGGGCTCGTTGTCGCCCACAACGTTGAAGCGTTTTCGACGCATGCAACGCCGCATGGAACTGGTGTATCTGTGTAAGCTGTGCAACACACGCAATACGAAAATCATCAGCGAGGAGGCGTTTACCAGTGGGGTCGTCATCTTGCAGTGCGATGGTTGTGCCGTCGATCATCTGATCAAGGATAATCTCGGACTTTTCGCCAACGAAGACAACAATAGCACCAGCaccggcagcagcggcagcagcagcatggaCATTGAGCAATTGCTGGCGAAGCGGAATGCGCGCGTGCGGATCATCAAAGTGAATGAGCATGGCGAACTCATTTAG